From Rutidosis leptorrhynchoides isolate AG116_Rl617_1_P2 chromosome 3, CSIRO_AGI_Rlap_v1, whole genome shotgun sequence, a single genomic window includes:
- the LOC139900255 gene encoding LOW QUALITY PROTEIN: protein STRICTOSIDINE SYNTHASE-LIKE 5-like (The sequence of the model RefSeq protein was modified relative to this genomic sequence to represent the inferred CDS: inserted 1 base in 1 codon) gives MSESTRSSSHNSSPNPSTTGHSWRFDLLVTAICTVLIALLLVHYDTFDAAPYSLDELAKTPITLVPRVNPHLLHGSEKIGEGQLLGPEDIVYDPKSGVVYTSCSDGWIKRVNVNDSVVEDWINTGGRPLGLALGYLGEVYVADAFKGILKISENGEIKXLTTEAEGIKFGVPDAITIAKNGVLYFTDASWKYNLHECALDLLGNRPYGRLMSYDPSTKQTKVLARDLYFANGVEMSPNEEFVIYCETPVMRCMRYYINGEKEGFVDVFIDRMVGMPDNIRYDGDGHYWIAITVEHSKEWDIVRKYPYIRKVLVFLEKNLKRPSVEKNAGVIQVDLNGKVVARYYERKLKFVTTGIKIGKHLYLGNLLLPFIIRLDITQYPAIASSSTN, from the exons ATGTCCGAGTCAACTCGCTCATCATCCCACAACTCATCACCAAACCCATCAACCACCGGGCATTCATGGCGGTTTGATCTACTAGTCACGGCTATATGCACTGTTTTAATAGCATTACTTTTAGTCCACTACGATACTTTTGATGCAGCTCCTTACTCACTTGATGAGTTGGCTAAAACACCCATTACTCTAGTACCTCGCGTCAACCCACATTTGCTCCATGGGTCCGAAAAGATTGGTGAAGGTCAGTTATTGGGGCCCGAAGATATTGTTTATGATCCGAAGTCAGGGGTGGTTTACACGAGTTGTAGTGATGGGTGGATTAAGCGAGTCAACGTGAATGACTCGGTGGTTGAAGACTGGATCAACACCGGTGGTAGGCCACTAGGACTCGCTCTTGGTTACTTAGGGGAGGTTTATGTTGCTGACGCTTTTAAG GGTATACTCAAAATAAGCGAAAATGGTGAAATAA TGTTGACAACCGAAGCTGAGGGCATCAAATTTGGCGTACCAGATGCTATAACAATTGCGAAAAACGGTGTTTTATATTTCACTGATGCCTCTTGGAAGTATAACTTGCATGAATGTGCATTAGACCTACTCGGTAATCGACCTTATGGTAGACTCATGAGCTATGATCCATCTACTAAACAGACCAAAGTGCTTGCTCGAGATCTCTACTTTGCAAACGGCGTTGAAATGTCTCCGAATGAAGagtttgttatctattgtgaaacCCCAGT GATGAGATGCATGAGATACTACATAAATGGGGAGAAAGAGGGTTTTGTAGACGTTTTTATTGATCGGATGGTTGGTATGCCTGATAACATTCGGTATGATGGGGATGGGCATTACTGGATCGCGATTACTGTA GAGCATTCAAAGGAATGGGATATTGTGCGTAAATATCCATATATTCGAAAAGTTCTTGTATTTTTGGAAAAGAATTTGAAAAGACCATCGGTAGAGAAAAATGCAGGGGTAATTCAAGTAGATTTGAACGGGAAGGTGGTTGCACGATATTATGAACGTAAACTGAAATTTGTTACAACAGGGATAAAGATCGGTAAACATTTATATCTTGGAAATTTGTTATTGCCCTTCATTATTCGCCTCGACATAACTCAGTATCCTGCAATTGCatcatcatccacaaattga
- the LOC139896585 gene encoding isocitrate dehydrogenase [NAD] regulatory subunit 1, mitochondrial-like encodes MAPIIKKLISVTPSHLRSCIRSVTYMPRPGSHGTKSVTPITQPGTPLPVTLIPGDGIGPLVTGAVEQVISAMQAPVTFEKFEVHGNMNKIPDDVMDSIRRNKVCLKGGLITPIGGGVNSLNIALRKELDLFVSLVNCFNLPGLPTRHDKVDIVVIRENTEGEYSGLEHEVVPGVIESLKVITKFCSERIAKYAFEYAHLNDRKTVTAVHKANIMKLADGLFLESCREIAKKYPDINYNEIIVDNCCMQLVSKPEQFDVMVTPNLYGNLVANTAAGIAGGTGVMPGGNVGTEFAIFEQGASAGNVGKPKMVEKKRANPIALLLSSAMMLRHLQLPDFADRLETAVKRVIYEGKYRTKDLGGSSTTQEVTDAVISALQ; translated from the exons ATGGCTCCGATTATTAAAAAACTCATTTCCGTAACCCCATCACACCTCCGATCATGTATCCGTTCCGTAACCTACATGCCCCGACCCGGATCCCACGGCACCAAGTCCGTTACCCCGATCACCCAACCCGGAACTCCCCTACCCGTTACTCTAATCCCCGGTGACGGAATCGGCCCGTTAGTCACCGGCGCCGTCGAACAAGTGATCAGCGCAATGCAAGCTCCGGTTACGTTCGAAAAATTTGAAGTTCATGGGAATATGAATAAGATTCCTGATGATGTTATGGATTCGATTAGGAGGAATAAAGTTTGTTTGAAGGGTGGGCTGATTACACCAATTGGTGGTGGTGTCAACTCGTTGAATATTGCACTGAGGAAAGAATTGGATTTGTTTGTATCACTTGTGAATTGTTTTAATTTGCCTGGGTTGCCAACTAGACATGATaaagttgatattgttgtgattagAGAGAATACTGAAGGCGAGTATTCTGGTCTAGAACATGAGGTGGTTCCTGGTGTTATTGAGAGTCTTAAG GTGATAACCAAATTCTGTTCTGAACGTATTGCAAAGTATGCTTTTGAGTATGCGCACCTGAATGACAGGAAAACGGTGACGGCTGTTCATAAGGCAAATATAATGAAGCTTGCAGATGGTCTTTTCTTGGAATCTTGTAGGGAGATTGCGAAAAAGTATCCTGATATCAACTATAATGAGATTATCGTGGATAACTGCTGTATGCAACTTGTTTCAAAACCTGAGCAATTTGATGTCATG GTGACACCAAACCTATATGGCAACCTAGTTGCAAACACTGCTGCCGGTATTGCTGGCGGCACCGGGGTCATGCCTGGAG GGAATGTTGGAACCGAGTTCGCGATCTTCGAGCAAGGTGCGTCAGCCGGGAATGTCGGGAAACCAAAAATGGTGGAAAAAAAGAGAGCAAACCCCATTGCTCTGCTGCTTTCATCAGCGATGATGCTTCGACATCTGCAGCTACCTGATTTTGCAGATCGGTTAGAAACTGCTGTTAAACGTGTTATCTATGAGGGTAAATACCGCACTAAAGACCTTGGTGGAAGCAGTACAACACAAGAAGTTACTGATGCAGTTATTTCTGCACTTCAATGA